CGAACAGGTAATCGGCCGACGTGCCGGGCCAGGTCGGCTTGCCGTAATGGATCGCCGCCTCGAAGTGGGTGTCCTCGAACGAGAACAGGTCGGTGCGGCTGCCCATGTTCACGCGCACGTCGGGCGTGCGGTCGTAGAAGCTCTTGATGCGCGGGATCAGCCAGTGCGACGCGAACGTCGGCAGCACTGCAAGCTCCAGATAGCCGCCGCCGCTGCCGTGCGCGATGATCGACAGCGTGTCGCGGTCGAGCGTCTCGAGCGCGCGGCGCACCTGGGTGCCGTACAGCTTGCCCGCGCGGGTCAGCACCACGCGCTGCTTCACGCGCGCGAACAGCCGCACGCCGAGGCTCGCTTCGAGCGTCGCGATCTGCCGCGACACCGCGCTTTCGGTCAGGAACAGCTCCTTCGCCGCGTGCGTGAAGCTCTCGTGGCGCGCGGCGGCCTCGAAGGCCACGAGCGCGCCCATGTTCGGAATCTTGAATTTGCGCATGAGGGTCGTTTCGTCTGACGAACGGGCCGGCATCGCACCGGGCGGGACGCCGGGCAATTGCCGCCGATTGTTCCAAAAACTCATTACGTGTCAATTTAATCTCGCTTTACGCCCGCCTGCAACCATTTGAATAATGCATCCCACG
The sequence above is drawn from the Burkholderia ubonensis genome and encodes:
- a CDS encoding LysR family transcriptional regulator, with protein sequence MRKFKIPNMGALVAFEAAARHESFTHAAKELFLTESAVSRQIATLEASLGVRLFARVKQRVVLTRAGKLYGTQVRRALETLDRDTLSIIAHGSGGGYLELAVLPTFASHWLIPRIKSFYDRTPDVRVNMGSRTDLFSFEDTHFEAAIHYGKPTWPGTSADYLFGEEVVPICSPALLDGPVKHAQDLLAYPLLHSTTRPGAWAQWFETLGVEDTRTMHGVRYELHTMLISAAAAGLGIALVPKFFVEGQLQQLGLIMPIDAATAEDSAYYLVYPTEFSHSKPLELFRAWLLEQASAYAAPGRDALGDAEDDEDVA